The nucleotide window GACAGGGAAGTCGCGGTCCAGCGCGATGgtccgcaggtactcgtcgaagatcCTGGCGACCTTCTCCATGGCGGCGCTCATCCGGCGCCGCTCGTCGGCCGCCGCGGGCCGCTGGAACTGCGCCAGGAAGTGCTGCAGCACGGCCTCCGCCGCGCCGACGTCGTACGCCTGCGGGTCCGACGGCAGCGGGATGAGCAGGTCCGCGGCCCTGGCCTCGTCGAGCTGGGAGCCGGCCTGCCGGATCAGCTGCGCGCGTGTGGACGACGACGCGCTGACGTAGTTGGCCACCCGCAGCAGCCTGAGCAGGAAGCGGCCGGTGACCGACCCCGGCTCGCCTGGAATCATCGTGACGATGGACTCGAGCACGCGCCGCTGCTTCGCCACCAGCGTCTCCTCGGCGGTGGCCGACCTCTGTGGCGGTTGGTGTCGGACGCCGTTGGCTCCGCCGCTGCTGCCAACGTGCAGCGGGTCGACGAGGTGCTTGCACGCGTAGACGTGCAGCGCCTCGCCGATGAGCGGCGGCGGGAGCAGGCGCGACGTCCGGACGGTGGAGATGACGGAGCGGAAGACCTCGATGTCCAGCTCGGAGATGTCCTCCGTCCACCAGTCCTTGGGGACTGACTGGTGGGGTTTCCTCGTGTTGTACCCTGGCCTGGTGTACGTGTAGGACCACACGACCTTGGACGGCGGCATGAGGATCTTCTCCACAATGGAGTCGATGCAGGGCTGCACGATGCGGCTCTCGCTCCAGCCGGAGATCCGCCACGACGCCTGCAGCGCGGCGACCGAGTCCTTCCACCCCTGCAGGACGCAGGAGTCGAAGAAGGTCTCGAGCTTGGCCACCAGGTTGCCCTTGGCGACGGCCTCAGTCATCCGGAGGAACCGCGCCGCCAGCATCGCGGGCACCAGGTTCTCGGCACTGATGCTGATGGAGATGCCGTAGCAGAACTTGGCGCACAGCTCGAAGGCCTCCTCGCCGCCCGGGATGTCGTGCAGCGCCACGGGCACCGG belongs to Miscanthus floridulus cultivar M001 chromosome 4, ASM1932011v1, whole genome shotgun sequence and includes:
- the LOC136551521 gene encoding LOW QUALITY PROTEIN: BTB/POZ domain-containing protein At5g47800-like (The sequence of the model RefSeq protein was modified relative to this genomic sequence to represent the inferred CDS: inserted 2 bases in 1 codon); this encodes MKYMKLGTKPDTFYTEEAVRSVVSDIPADLIIHVNNTKYQLHKFPLLLKCGLLQRLCSDTDDGDEEPVPVALHDIPGGEEAFELCAKFCYGISISISAENLVPAMLAARFLRMTEAVAKGNLVAKLETFFDSCVLQGWKDSVAALQASWRISGWSESRIVQPCIDSIVEKILMPPSKVVWSYTYTRPGYNTRKPHQSVPKDWWTEDISELDIEVFRSVISTVRTSRLLPPPLIGEALHVYACKHLVDPLHVGSSGGANGVRHQPPQRSATAEETLVAKQRRVLESIVTMIPGEPGSVTGRFLLRLLRVANYVSASSSTRAQLIRQAGSQLDEARAADLLIPLPSDPQAYDVGAAEAVLQHFLAQFQRPAAADERRRMSAAMEKVARIFDEYLRTIALDRDFPVGKFVDLVECLPGIARSDHDGLYYAIDIYLKEHPELSKADKKRLCRLIDCRKLSPDVRAQAIANDRMPLRTIVQLLFVEQERTIGAAXAGSHAADGGAADRASVGVISRLAARTKDEEPASSADHKSDVHRPRRVADAAAAAAMTRSLSVSTKTPPVSRKERTPEETGSRVRNKQ